A single window of Oncorhynchus keta strain PuntledgeMale-10-30-2019 chromosome 34, Oket_V2, whole genome shotgun sequence DNA harbors:
- the LOC118366707 gene encoding ras-related protein Rab-9A: MANKSSLLKVILLGDGGVGKSSLMNRYVTNKFDTHLFHTIGVEFLNKDLEVDGRLVTMQIWDTAGQERFRSLRTPFYRGSDCCLLTFSVDDNQSFHNLANWKKEFIYYADVKEPEKFPFVVLGNKVDVSERQVSAEDAQQWCRENGNHPYYETSAKDSTNVTIAFEEAVRRVLAMEERADHLIPTDTVNLHRKPRSSTSCC; encoded by the coding sequence ATGGCCAACAAGTCATCCTTGCTGAAAGTCATCCTGCTGGGAGACGGAGGTGTGGGGAAGAGCTCCCTCATGAACCGCTACGTCACCAACAAGTTTGACACGCACCTCTTCCACACCATCGGAGTGGAGTTCCTCAACAAGGACCTGGAGGTGGACGGCCGTCTGGTCACCATGCAGATCTGGGACACGGCCGGACAGGAGCGTTTCCGCAGCCTCAGGACTCCCTTCTACCGCGGCTCTGACTGCTGCCTGCTCACCTTCAGCGTGGATGACAACCAGAGCTTCCACAACCTGGCCAACTGGAAGAAGGAGTTCATCTACTACGCCGACGTCAAGGAGCCTGAGAAGTTCCCCTTCGTGGTGCTGGGGAACAAGGTGGATGTGTCGGAACGGCAAGTTTCTGCTGAAGATGCCCAACAGTGGTGTCGGGAAAATGGCAATCACCCTTACTATGAGACCAGTGCCAAGGATTCCACCAACGTAACCATAGCCTTTGAGGAGGCAGTGCGGAGAGTGCTGGCCATGGAGGAGAGGGCAGACCACCTCATCCCCACGGACACAGTCAACCTCCACAGAAAGCCCCGCTCCAGCACTTCCTGCTGTTGA